In Romboutsia lituseburensis, a genomic segment contains:
- a CDS encoding ATP-dependent DNA helicase, whose product MFWFSDNKSKKEKVDKYEELEKLVWSFFMDEIPRLGFEQREGQEDMALDICYSIKEKKHTIVEAGVGIGKSYAYIVPLMYYNMLFNKPVLIATSTIALQEQLIKDVKKICSYIKHRPEIILAKGMTHFACRKRADEYYKDKDDVNEDEETLYKYIENGTVDRRFINLDINDDIWENVSIKATDHSKCEYFKTCRFMRLRNDMLETKGVILCNQDLLTVHFQKLKKGQKGLLSDNIDLIVIDEAHNLEDKVRSSLVESYTKNSIKNLLKDSRNSIKKNSIKNNLSLTIKKVYDFLDKWFVELNNQIQSQINEDKNFKTNEIERFFINTKNHKELIINIDKNIKDIHEKVQFYSDSNLSEDIVEELENLTVFLENLIDDKSNNLFWMEKNKGIEIFSCPKDIDKEISRLYFDKTKTTILTSATIADKNKGNEEEKYEYFIKNTGFDTKEGFLSPQKYSPFNYNENSMIYYLENMPHPTYERSDFIKKGAQEIIKLLEITKGKALILFTSKNDLKEVYNILSKQNLKYKLLVQRMSSSQDEILEEFKKDEDSVLLATGTFWEGIDIPGKALSNLIVFRLPFPVPDPIIEYKRNTCDDFLMEVSVPYMIVKLRQGVGRLIRKHDDMGIVAILDSRIGDSSNSKYKDIVFDSLPIKNRSNDIEMVRSFWNKKCRL is encoded by the coding sequence ATGTTTTGGTTTTCAGATAACAAAAGCAAAAAAGAGAAGGTTGATAAATATGAAGAATTAGAAAAGCTAGTTTGGAGTTTTTTTATGGATGAGATACCTAGATTAGGATTTGAACAAAGAGAAGGTCAAGAAGATATGGCACTTGATATTTGTTATTCTATAAAAGAAAAAAAGCATACTATAGTAGAAGCGGGAGTTGGTATAGGAAAATCTTATGCATATATAGTGCCATTAATGTATTATAATATGTTATTCAACAAACCTGTTTTAATAGCAACTTCAACAATAGCACTTCAAGAGCAGTTAATAAAGGATGTAAAAAAAATTTGTTCATATATAAAGCATAGACCAGAAATAATATTAGCTAAAGGTATGACTCATTTCGCCTGCAGAAAAAGAGCAGATGAATATTATAAAGATAAAGATGACGTAAATGAAGACGAAGAAACACTTTATAAGTACATAGAAAATGGAACAGTAGATAGACGATTTATAAACTTAGATATAAATGATGATATTTGGGAAAATGTATCTATAAAAGCAACTGATCATAGTAAATGTGAGTATTTTAAAACTTGCAGATTTATGAGGCTTAGAAATGATATGCTAGAAACTAAAGGGGTTATTCTTTGCAATCAAGATTTATTAACAGTTCATTTTCAAAAATTAAAAAAAGGCCAAAAAGGACTTTTAAGTGACAATATAGACTTAATAGTTATAGATGAAGCTCATAATTTAGAAGATAAAGTAAGAAGTTCTTTAGTAGAGAGCTACACTAAAAATAGTATAAAAAACTTATTAAAAGATTCTAGAAACAGTATAAAGAAAAATAGTATAAAAAATAATTTATCTTTAACTATAAAAAAAGTATATGATTTTTTAGACAAATGGTTTGTAGAGTTAAATAATCAAATACAAAGTCAGATAAATGAAGATAAAAACTTTAAAACTAATGAAATTGAAAGATTTTTCATAAATACAAAAAATCATAAAGAATTAATTATTAACATTGATAAAAATATTAAAGATATCCATGAAAAAGTACAATTTTATAGTGACAGTAACTTAAGTGAGGATATTGTTGAGGAATTAGAAAATTTAACAGTTTTTTTAGAGAACTTAATAGATGATAAATCAAATAATTTATTCTGGATGGAAAAAAATAAAGGAATAGAAATTTTTTCTTGCCCTAAAGACATAGATAAAGAAATAAGCAGACTTTATTTTGACAAAACGAAAACAACTATATTAACATCAGCAACTATAGCGGATAAAAATAAAGGAAATGAAGAAGAAAAATATGAGTATTTTATAAAAAATACAGGGTTTGATACAAAAGAAGGATTTTTATCTCCTCAAAAGTATTCACCATTTAACTATAATGAAAACTCAATGATTTATTATTTAGAAAATATGCCTCATCCTACTTATGAAAGAAGTGATTTTATAAAAAAGGGAGCTCAAGAGATAATAAAATTATTAGAAATAACAAAAGGTAAAGCCTTAATATTATTTACTTCAAAAAATGATTTAAAAGAAGTATATAATATATTAAGCAAACAAAATTTAAAATATAAATTACTTGTACAACGTATGTCATCATCACAAGATGAGATATTAGAAGAGTTTAAAAAAGATGAAGACTCTGTATTGTTAGCAACAGGAACTTTTTGGGAAGGTATTGATATACCAGGAAAAGCTCTTTCAAATCTTATAGTGTTTAGGCTTCCGTTTCCAGTACCAGACCCAATAATTGAGTATAAAAGAAACACTTGCGATGATTTTTTAATGGAAGTTAGTGTTCCTTATATGATAGTGAAACTCAGACAAGGTGTAGGTAGATTAATAAGAAAACATGATGACATGGGGATTGTAGCAATTCTTGATTCTAGAATAGGAGACTCATCAAATAGTAAGTACAAAGATATTGTATTTGATTCTCTTCCAATAAAAAACAGAAGTAATGATATTGAAATGGTAAGAAGTTTTTGGAATAAAAAATGTAGACTATAA
- a CDS encoding ABC transporter permease → MNIFRFEFKRLLKSGIVWSLICGFLIVLFMALFPSMEDMGMKEIVNSKMQGMSVDLLKAFNIDAAVDFTNIFDYLGYAIQYIAMASAIYGSILGVNSLIREESQGTIEFLYSKPITRTKIVTSKLLSIVSIFFMYIMIIGILAMGTCYIVKPEDVTVMDLIIKIKSVFIGITLLGFVFMSLGLLISSIIKSDKGAIPISIGIFFVSYFMGIIGKLKESFEWLKYISPFDYFVPSNIMKNGFEIKYIIISLCIIVICVISSYAIYKNKDMNI, encoded by the coding sequence ATGAATATATTTAGATTTGAGTTTAAAAGATTATTAAAGTCAGGTATAGTATGGTCTTTAATTTGTGGATTTTTAATAGTATTGTTTATGGCATTATTTCCAAGTATGGAAGATATGGGAATGAAAGAAATTGTTAATTCAAAGATGCAGGGGATGTCAGTTGATTTACTTAAGGCGTTTAATATTGATGCAGCTGTTGATTTTACAAATATATTTGATTATTTAGGATATGCAATTCAATATATAGCAATGGCAAGTGCTATATATGGTTCAATACTGGGAGTGAATTCTCTTATAAGAGAAGAAAGTCAAGGAACTATTGAATTTTTATATTCAAAACCAATAACTAGAACAAAAATAGTTACATCAAAATTATTATCAATAGTTTCAATATTCTTTATGTATATTATGATTATAGGTATACTTGCAATGGGAACTTGTTATATTGTAAAACCTGAGGATGTTACAGTTATGGATTTAATTATTAAAATTAAATCTGTATTTATAGGAATTACACTTCTTGGATTTGTATTTATGTCATTAGGATTATTAATATCGTCAATTATAAAATCTGATAAGGGTGCGATTCCTATATCTATTGGAATATTTTTCGTTTCATACTTTATGGGAATAATAGGTAAGTTAAAGGAAAGTTTTGAATGGCTAAAGTATATTTCACCTTTTGATTACTTTGTACCAAGCAATATTATGAAAAATGGATTTGAGATTAAATATATTATAATTAGTTTATGTATAATAGTTATTTGCGTAATTAGTAGTTATGCAATATATAAAAATAAAGATATGAATATATAA
- a CDS encoding AIM24 family protein: protein MNKLENNITVIDKASYDGVEFEVVAYNDLQGAQSIDTAMGLFFANQAGLKMKQVRIKLNNATVKTEAGALYYYKGSIKSKANVGGVGGLFKKAVSGTITNESTIKPSYSGSGEILLEPSYKHYIMMELDNDSIIVDKGMFYCCSDDINIKGSMQKNISATLLGGEGIFQIELYGSGIIVLECNVPKEELVEIDIKQGEELKVDGNFAIARTKGVEFSVTKSDKSLFGSAINGEGLLNTFSGQGKVWIAPTQPMYERMNYGLPTQNNSMNNHSSRQRG from the coding sequence ATGAATAAACTAGAGAATAATATAACAGTTATTGATAAAGCGTCTTATGATGGTGTAGAGTTTGAAGTTGTTGCATACAACGACTTACAAGGAGCGCAAAGTATTGATACAGCAATGGGATTGTTTTTTGCTAACCAAGCTGGACTTAAAATGAAGCAGGTAAGAATTAAATTAAATAATGCTACAGTAAAAACAGAGGCGGGTGCACTATATTATTATAAAGGTAGTATAAAGTCAAAAGCTAATGTTGGTGGAGTAGGTGGACTATTTAAAAAAGCAGTATCTGGGACTATAACAAATGAAAGTACTATAAAGCCTTCGTATAGTGGAAGTGGAGAAATACTTTTAGAACCTTCATACAAACATTATATAATGATGGAACTAGATAATGATAGCATAATAGTAGACAAAGGTATGTTTTATTGCTGCTCAGATGATATAAATATAAAAGGGAGTATGCAAAAAAATATCTCAGCAACTTTATTAGGTGGAGAAGGGATATTTCAAATAGAACTTTATGGAAGTGGTATAATTGTTTTAGAATGTAATGTTCCTAAAGAAGAGTTAGTAGAAATTGATATAAAACAGGGTGAAGAATTAAAAGTTGATGGAAATTTTGCAATAGCAAGAACTAAAGGTGTAGAATTTAGTGTAACTAAATCAGATAAGAGCCTATTTGGTTCAGCTATAAATGGAGAAGGATTATTGAATACATTTAGTGGTCAAGGAAAAGTATGGATAGCTCCTACTCAGCCAATGTACGAAAGAATGAATTATGGTCTTCCAACTCAAAATAATTCTATGAATAATCATTCATCTCGTCAAAGGGGATAA
- a CDS encoding ABC transporter ATP-binding protein, whose product MNIIETKKLTKNYGKNRGIQDVNISVKEGEIFGFIGPNGAGKSTTIKTLLNFIYPTSGSSKILGMDIVKDSSKIKEHIGYVASEVRYYDDVKVKDIIKYSKSFYPKIDQEYVNKICNELELDMNKKMGELSLGNKKKVSIAQALIHSPKLLILDEPTNGLDPLMQNKLFNILLKEKEKGNTVFLSSHNLTEVQNLCDRACVIKEGKIIDIIEIEKETSKLSLKVTLTSSDIPKEIVLDLSSKLLSDKENSYTFTYSKDIDTLIKEISKFKIDELLIEKENLEDTFLDYYKNKEIE is encoded by the coding sequence ATGAATATAATAGAAACTAAAAAATTAACAAAAAATTATGGTAAAAATAGAGGAATACAAGACGTAAATATTTCAGTTAAAGAAGGTGAAATATTTGGATTCATTGGACCTAATGGAGCTGGTAAATCAACAACTATAAAGACACTATTAAATTTTATATATCCAACTAGCGGAAGTAGCAAAATACTAGGAATGGACATTGTTAAAGATAGTTCAAAAATAAAAGAACATATAGGGTATGTTGCAAGCGAAGTAAGATATTACGATGATGTAAAGGTTAAAGATATTATAAAATATTCAAAAAGCTTTTATCCTAAAATAGATCAGGAGTATGTTAACAAAATTTGCAATGAATTAGAATTAGATATGAATAAAAAAATGGGAGAGCTAAGTCTTGGAAATAAAAAGAAAGTATCGATAGCTCAAGCATTAATTCATAGTCCTAAATTATTAATATTAGATGAACCTACTAATGGTCTAGACCCTTTAATGCAGAATAAACTTTTTAATATTTTATTAAAAGAGAAAGAAAAAGGCAATACTGTATTTTTATCTTCGCATAATTTAACAGAAGTCCAAAATTTGTGTGACAGGGCATGTGTTATAAAAGAGGGGAAAATTATAGATATAATAGAAATTGAAAAAGAAACTTCTAAACTTAGCTTAAAGGTAACATTAACTAGTAGCGATATACCTAAAGAAATAGTCTTAGATTTAAGTAGTAAATTATTAAGCGATAAAGAAAATTCATATACATTTACATACTCAAAAGATATAGATACTCTTATAAAAGAAATAAGTAAGTTTAAAATTGATGAACTATTAATAGAAAAAGAAAATCTTGAAGATACTTTTTTAGACTATTACAAAAATAAGGAGATAGAGTAA
- the mutS gene encoding DNA mismatch repair protein MutS, whose product MSIDRNKLTPMMKQYFEVKDRYPDCILFFRLGDFYEMFFEDAIVASKTLEIALTGKSCGLDERAPMCGVPFHSANAYISKLVESGYKVAIGEQMEDPSTTKGLVKRDVIRVVTPGTVLEGSLLENKKNNYLMSLYKENENIGLTYVDISTGEVNATYLKEDKLIEEIAKVHPTEIILNDLNYIEKLNNIATLSNIYINENFSENYLDINILNEYFPDNYLDKLKFDENGFIKNSLSILLNYIYNTQKQVTSNINQINIYNSSEYMVLDMFTRVNLELTQTIRGNKKKGSLLHVLDKTSTAMGGRLLRKYVEEPLVNKDKIERRLNVIEEIKDDFMLREDLLETLKSVYDIERICGKIAFEKVTPKEMIHLKNSIEKLPNLKETINSSSANILKMYIEEMDNLDDIYSLIEEAIKEEPGIAIKEGNIIKSEFNDELRELRDISKNGAFLIKEIENREREKTGVKSLKIGFNKVFGYYIEITKANLSTAKIDESYIRKQTLSNAERYITPELKEIEDKILNAEEKIKSLEYEIFVNIRNTIYENIDRIQKTAKIIANIDVCVSLATVAYMNNYVKPNINEGNKLDIQNGRHPVVESLVGEENFVPNDTYLNSGENIINIITGPNMAGKSTYMRQTAIIALMAHIGSFVPADYADIPILDRIFTRVGASDDLSQGQSTFMVEMSEVSHILKNATDKSLVILDEIGRGTSTYDGISLAWSIVEYIQGKIKCKTLFATHYHELTDLENEFDDVKNYSIAVKEDSDNIIFLRKIIPQGADKSYGIYVAKLAKLPDEVISRSREILNDLEKNHVYESVSINQEIKSQDHISQINFVDVDIDNKAKELERELDKIRKDKISLENQLENIKKESSKCKEIVEEYNDLKYQYESLNKNYKEIKVNNKLLSDENLKLKENINSAQVVKESAITQISFETIENDSLADDIANLDILNMTPLDAMNALYMLQKKAKTH is encoded by the coding sequence ATGAGTATAGATAGAAATAAATTAACTCCAATGATGAAACAATACTTTGAAGTAAAAGACAGATATCCAGACTGTATATTATTTTTCAGGCTAGGTGACTTTTATGAAATGTTTTTTGAAGATGCAATAGTGGCATCAAAAACACTTGAAATAGCATTAACAGGCAAATCTTGCGGTCTAGATGAACGTGCTCCTATGTGTGGTGTACCTTTTCATTCAGCAAATGCATATATATCTAAATTGGTTGAAAGTGGATACAAAGTTGCAATAGGAGAGCAGATGGAAGACCCGTCAACTACTAAAGGATTAGTAAAAAGAGATGTAATAAGAGTAGTAACTCCAGGAACAGTACTTGAAGGAAGTTTACTTGAAAATAAAAAGAATAACTACTTAATGAGTTTATATAAAGAAAATGAAAATATAGGATTAACTTATGTAGATATAAGTACAGGTGAAGTAAATGCAACGTACTTAAAAGAAGATAAATTAATAGAAGAAATTGCAAAGGTTCATCCAACAGAAATAATTCTTAATGATTTAAACTATATAGAAAAGCTTAATAATATAGCAACATTAAGTAATATTTATATAAATGAAAATTTTAGTGAAAATTATCTTGATATAAATATTTTAAATGAATATTTCCCAGACAATTACTTAGATAAACTAAAATTTGATGAAAATGGATTTATAAAAAATAGTCTATCAATTCTTTTAAATTATATATATAATACTCAAAAACAAGTAACCTCAAATATTAATCAAATAAATATATATAATAGTAGTGAATATATGGTACTAGATATGTTTACTAGAGTTAACCTAGAACTTACTCAAACTATTAGAGGAAATAAGAAAAAAGGTTCATTACTACATGTTTTAGATAAGACGTCGACAGCTATGGGTGGAAGACTTCTTAGAAAATACGTAGAAGAGCCATTAGTTAATAAAGACAAAATAGAAAGAAGACTTAATGTTATAGAAGAAATAAAAGACGATTTTATGCTTAGAGAAGATTTATTAGAAACTTTAAAAAGCGTATATGATATAGAAAGAATCTGTGGAAAAATAGCTTTTGAAAAAGTAACACCTAAAGAAATGATTCATTTAAAAAACTCTATAGAAAAGCTTCCAAATCTTAAAGAAACTATAAATTCGTCAAGTGCTAATATCCTTAAAATGTATATAGAAGAAATGGACAATCTGGATGATATTTATAGCTTAATAGAAGAAGCTATAAAAGAGGAACCAGGTATAGCTATAAAAGAAGGTAATATAATAAAGTCTGAATTTAATGATGAATTAAGAGAACTTAGAGATATATCTAAAAATGGAGCATTTTTAATTAAGGAAATTGAAAATAGAGAAAGAGAAAAAACAGGAGTTAAATCTTTAAAAATAGGATTTAACAAAGTATTTGGGTATTATATAGAAATAACAAAAGCAAATTTATCAACTGCTAAAATTGATGAAAGTTATATAAGAAAGCAAACTTTAAGTAATGCAGAAAGATATATAACTCCAGAACTTAAAGAGATAGAAGATAAAATACTTAATGCAGAAGAAAAAATAAAAAGTTTAGAATATGAGATATTTGTAAATATAAGAAATACTATATATGAAAATATAGATAGAATACAAAAAACTGCAAAAATTATAGCAAATATTGACGTATGTGTATCTTTAGCAACAGTTGCATATATGAATAATTATGTAAAACCTAATATAAATGAAGGTAATAAATTAGACATACAAAATGGTCGACATCCAGTTGTTGAAAGTTTAGTAGGAGAAGAAAACTTTGTTCCAAATGATACTTACTTAAATTCTGGAGAAAATATAATAAATATAATAACAGGACCGAATATGGCAGGTAAATCTACTTATATGAGACAAACTGCAATTATAGCATTAATGGCGCATATTGGTTCATTCGTACCCGCAGATTATGCAGATATTCCGATACTGGATAGAATATTTACTAGAGTTGGAGCAAGTGATGATTTAAGTCAAGGTCAATCTACATTTATGGTCGAGATGAGTGAAGTAAGTCATATATTAAAAAATGCTACAGACAAGAGTTTAGTTATACTTGATGAAATAGGTAGAGGAACGAGTACCTATGATGGAATAAGCTTAGCTTGGTCTATAGTTGAATATATACAAGGAAAAATAAAGTGTAAAACTTTATTTGCTACTCACTATCATGAACTTACAGATTTAGAAAATGAATTTGATGATGTTAAAAATTATTCAATAGCCGTTAAAGAAGATAGTGATAATATAATTTTCTTAAGAAAAATAATTCCACAAGGTGCGGATAAGAGTTACGGTATATATGTTGCAAAACTAGCAAAACTACCAGATGAAGTTATAAGTAGGTCAAGAGAAATATTAAATGATTTAGAAAAAAATCATGTTTATGAAAGTGTATCTATAAACCAAGAAATTAAAAGTCAGGATCATATATCACAAATAAACTTTGTGGATGTGGATATAGATAATAAAGCAAAAGAATTAGAGAGAGAACTTGATAAAATAAGAAAAGATAAGATTAGCTTAGAAAATCAATTAGAAAATATAAAAAAGGAATCTTCTAAATGTAAAGAAATAGTTGAAGAATATAATGATTTAAAATATCAATATGAATCATTAAATAAAAACTATAAAGAAATAAAAGTAAATAATAAATTATTAAGTGACGAAAATTTAAAATTAAAAGAAAATATAAATAGTGCTCAAGTAGTAAAGGAATCAGCTATAACTCAAATATCTTTTGAAACTATAGAAAATGATAGTTTAGCAGATGATATAGCTAATTTAGATATATTAAATATGACACCGCTTGATGCTATGAATGCACTTTACATGTTACAAAAGAAAGCAAAAACTCATTAA
- the hisJ gene encoding histidinol-phosphatase HisJ, translating to MKDGHIHSPYCPHGSKDDFEEYVKNAIDKGLTEITFTEHLPLPKKFEDPSPKKDSAMDESLLMNYFNDVKRIKDKYKDKIKINVGVEVDFIEGYEEEIKSKLDKYSKYIEDSILSCHMLKIEDEYYCIDSSIDDFEKIIKKLGSLENVYNKYYETLKLAVNSNLGEHKPKRLGHLNLVRKYNQIFSYDYTGNKTLEEVIKLVKEKDYELDFNISGIRKQYCKEPYIHGYLLELVKQYKIPTVLGSDSHDSSTIIGKQYKNI from the coding sequence ATGAAAGACGGTCATATACATTCACCTTACTGCCCTCATGGTAGCAAGGATGATTTCGAAGAATATGTAAAAAATGCTATAGATAAGGGATTAACGGAAATTACATTTACAGAACACTTACCACTTCCTAAAAAATTTGAAGATCCATCGCCTAAAAAAGATAGTGCTATGGATGAAAGTTTGTTAATGAATTACTTTAATGATGTAAAAAGAATTAAAGATAAATACAAAGATAAAATAAAAATAAATGTTGGAGTAGAGGTAGATTTTATAGAAGGCTATGAAGAAGAAATAAAGTCTAAATTAGATAAATATAGTAAATACATAGAAGACTCTATTTTATCTTGTCATATGTTAAAAATAGAAGATGAATATTATTGCATTGATTCTAGTATAGATGATTTTGAGAAAATAATTAAAAAGTTAGGCTCATTAGAGAATGTTTATAATAAATATTATGAAACTTTAAAACTTGCTGTAAATAGCAATTTAGGTGAACATAAACCTAAAAGATTAGGACATTTAAATCTGGTAAGAAAGTATAATCAGATTTTTTCATATGATTATACAGGAAATAAAACATTAGAAGAGGTTATTAAATTAGTTAAAGAAAAAGACTATGAATTAGATTTTAATATATCAGGGATAAGAAAACAGTATTGCAAAGAACCATACATACATGGATACCTTTTAGAATTAGTAAAACAATACAAAATACCTACTGTATTAGGATCAGACTCACATGATTCTAGTACAATAATAGGAAAACAGTATAAAAACATTTAA
- a CDS encoding YkgJ family cysteine cluster protein has protein sequence MECRPNCGACCIAPSITSNIPKMENGKPAGVRCIQLDENNMCKIFKDPKRPKVCGELKPCKEMCGSNQEEALKYLSELEEATSPRN, from the coding sequence ATGGAATGTAGACCAAATTGTGGAGCTTGCTGTATAGCACCATCTATAACATCTAACATACCTAAAATGGAAAATGGAAAACCTGCTGGTGTTAGATGTATACAGTTAGATGAAAATAATATGTGCAAAATATTTAAAGATCCTAAACGACCAAAGGTGTGTGGAGAATTAAAACCTTGTAAAGAAATGTGTGGATCAAATCAAGAAGAAGCTTTAAAATATTTAAGCGAATTAGAAGAAGCAACTAGTCCTAGAAATTAA
- a CDS encoding 4-hydroxybutyrate dehydrogenase — MKQLKLLTEIHAFDSFKEFVYEFKIGKDDLLLTRSSIYNEFIKDLNLECNIVLQNKYGNGEPSDEMINEIIKDIQYINYKRVIAIGGGTVIDISKLLIFKDTKDCLDLFERKVELIKEKELIVIPTTCGTGSEVTNISIAEIKSKNTKLGLASDELTPDYAVLIPELMKNLPFKVFMSSSVDALIHAIESFVSPKSNEFSELFAIKAIEIIIKGYKEIIKNGIEYRKSLLKEFSIASNYAGIAFGNTGVGAVHAMSYPLGGVYHVPHGEANYHMFTEVFKVYNIKNPNGKIKEVNKLLANILEIDNEKDIYFEIEVLLNNLLNKKPLRELGMKKEDISEFANSVISTQQRLLANNYVEITEEEMIQIYTNLY, encoded by the coding sequence ATGAAACAACTTAAATTATTAACAGAAATTCATGCATTTGATAGCTTTAAAGAATTTGTATATGAATTTAAAATTGGAAAAGATGACTTATTGTTAACTAGAAGTTCTATATATAATGAATTTATAAAAGATTTAAATTTAGAATGTAATATTGTTCTTCAAAATAAATATGGAAATGGAGAACCTAGTGATGAAATGATAAATGAAATAATAAAAGATATACAATACATAAATTATAAAAGAGTAATAGCTATTGGTGGGGGAACTGTAATTGATATATCAAAATTACTTATATTTAAAGACACAAAAGATTGTTTAGATTTATTTGAAAGAAAAGTAGAACTTATAAAAGAAAAAGAGCTTATAGTTATACCTACAACTTGTGGAACAGGAAGTGAAGTTACAAATATATCTATAGCAGAGATTAAATCGAAAAATACTAAGTTAGGATTAGCATCAGATGAATTAACACCTGACTATGCAGTTCTTATACCAGAATTAATGAAAAACCTACCATTTAAAGTATTTATGTCAAGTTCAGTGGATGCATTAATACATGCAATAGAATCTTTTGTTTCTCCAAAATCAAATGAATTTAGTGAATTATTTGCCATCAAAGCCATTGAAATTATAATAAAAGGTTATAAAGAAATAATAAAAAATGGAATTGAATATAGAAAAAGTTTATTAAAAGAATTTTCAATAGCTAGTAACTATGCAGGAATAGCATTTGGAAATACAGGAGTTGGAGCTGTACATGCAATGTCTTATCCGTTAGGTGGAGTTTACCATGTTCCTCATGGAGAAGCTAATTATCATATGTTTACAGAAGTATTTAAAGTGTATAATATAAAAAATCCAAATGGCAAAATAAAAGAAGTAAATAAGCTATTAGCTAATATTTTAGAAATAGATAATGAAAAAGATATTTATTTTGAAATAGAAGTTTTACTAAATAATTTATTGAATAAAAAGCCTTTAAGAGAGCTTGGAATGAAAAAAGAAGATATAAGTGAATTTGCAAATAGTGTAATTAGTACTCAACAAAGACTATTAGCAAACAATTATGTAGAAATAACAGAAGAGGAAATGATACAAATATATACAAATCTATATTAA
- a CDS encoding GntR family transcriptional regulator, translating into MILNLDFNSDVPIYTQIREQIIKSIASGDLKINESLPSVRNMAEEIGVNLHTVNKSYNLLKEEGYINIDRRKGAIVNSLPLPKDDINENKIKSMLDLLVAQSYLLGLSREEFLDYASKLFNDYEVKDYE; encoded by the coding sequence ATGATTTTAAATTTAGATTTTAATAGTGATGTTCCAATATATACACAAATTAGAGAACAAATCATAAAATCTATTGCAAGCGGTGACTTAAAAATAAATGAATCTTTACCGTCTGTTAGAAATATGGCTGAAGAAATAGGTGTTAACCTTCATACGGTTAATAAATCTTATAACTTACTTAAAGAAGAAGGTTATATAAATATAGACAGAAGAAAAGGAGCTATTGTTAATTCTCTGCCTTTACCTAAAGATGATATAAATGAAAACAAGATAAAGTCTATGCTTGATTTATTAGTTGCTCAAAGTTATCTTTTAGGACTATCTCGCGAAGAATTTTTAGATTATGCAAGTAAATTATTTAATGATTATGAGGTGAAAGATTATGAATAG